The following are encoded together in the Weissella soli genome:
- a CDS encoding TetR/AcrR family transcriptional regulator: MTEQVIQDLNVLFEQDISMTKGQRKVLQAAVALFAAQGFDGTSTTQIATRSQMSQGTIFKYYPTKKELLRAIIDPAIDHLFPTYGVNFVDHQVPKNVKIEEFVRVVVANRLTFVYTNRHILQILANEFLINDALVAETKQRLGPIIQRLLDQVTLLLVDEQMQPAEFMRLLVGQMMYEFIRMTRLTPAAEYDITATANSITTVMIAAIKRSK, from the coding sequence ATGACCGAACAAGTAATTCAGGATCTTAATGTGCTCTTTGAGCAAGATATATCAATGACCAAAGGGCAGCGCAAGGTATTACAGGCCGCAGTGGCATTGTTTGCAGCCCAAGGATTTGACGGTACAAGTACGACCCAGATTGCCACGCGCTCACAAATGAGTCAAGGGACCATCTTTAAGTACTATCCGACTAAAAAAGAACTCTTACGAGCGATTATTGATCCAGCAATTGACCATTTGTTTCCAACTTATGGCGTTAACTTTGTTGATCATCAGGTGCCCAAAAATGTGAAAATTGAAGAATTTGTGCGAGTGGTGGTGGCAAATCGATTGACCTTTGTGTATACAAACCGTCACATTTTACAAATTTTAGCAAATGAATTTTTGATAAATGATGCTCTGGTTGCAGAAACAAAACAACGTTTGGGGCCGATCATACAACGCTTGTTAGACCAGGTAACGCTTCTTTTGGTTGATGAACAAATGCAACCCGCTGAATTTATGCGTTTGTTAGTTGGGCAAATGATGTATGAGTTTATCCGGATGACCCGTTTAACGCCGGCTGCCGAATATGACATTACAGCAACCGCAAATAGTATCACCACGGTGATGATTGCAGCCATTAAACGGTCTAAGTAG
- a CDS encoding aliphatic sulfonate ABC transporter substrate-binding protein: MKQTIKKTLLAVFLVLWGAGAVYGYFQATDSGSKLKTVTIAYQKGDPIDLAIQHGELSKKMKAQGYKVVYRQFTDGSAEMQALAAGSVDYARTGDTPPVTAQAAGTSIAYIAAGGTREKGSAIVVGKNSSIKSVKDLKGKKVAYTQGTSSQYFLLKALENAGMDASDVTWVNMKQPDASIAFGRGKVDAWVTWDPYTAQAQIVQNAKILIDGSGSSKNREFLLSTQKYAKANKTVSAYLLQYLQEDMAWADTHRSEVIDLYTKSLNMKKSVVKKMVDRKPFSMTAITNQIITEQQNIADTFFDQGLITKKVYVKNAVVKVTK, encoded by the coding sequence ATGAAGCAAACAATTAAAAAAACACTGCTTGCGGTCTTCTTGGTCCTTTGGGGAGCTGGCGCAGTCTATGGTTACTTTCAAGCAACTGATAGTGGCTCAAAGTTAAAGACGGTGACTATCGCCTACCAAAAGGGTGATCCAATCGATTTGGCCATCCAACACGGTGAATTATCTAAGAAGATGAAGGCCCAGGGTTATAAGGTCGTCTACCGCCAATTCACAGACGGTTCGGCTGAAATGCAAGCATTGGCTGCGGGTAGTGTCGATTACGCACGAACTGGTGATACGCCACCAGTGACCGCGCAGGCAGCGGGCACGTCCATTGCCTACATCGCCGCTGGTGGGACGCGTGAAAAGGGTTCTGCGATTGTGGTTGGCAAGAACTCAAGCATCAAGTCGGTCAAGGATTTGAAGGGTAAGAAAGTCGCCTACACGCAAGGAACCTCTTCACAGTACTTCTTATTGAAGGCACTGGAGAATGCCGGCATGGATGCGAGTGATGTGACTTGGGTTAATATGAAACAACCGGATGCAAGTATTGCCTTTGGTCGTGGTAAGGTGGATGCCTGGGTTACCTGGGATCCCTATACTGCACAGGCGCAAATCGTTCAGAATGCAAAGATTTTGATTGATGGTTCAGGTAGTTCTAAGAACCGTGAATTCTTGTTATCAACGCAAAAGTATGCCAAGGCTAACAAGACGGTTTCAGCTTATTTGTTGCAGTACTTGCAAGAGGATATGGCTTGGGCCGATACGCATCGCTCGGAAGTGATCGACTTGTACACAAAGTCATTGAATATGAAGAAGTCGGTCGTGAAGAAGATGGTTGATCGTAAGCCATTCTCAATGACGGCGATTACAAATCAAATCATCACTGAACAACAGAATATTGCAGATACCTTCTTTGATCAAGGCTTGATCACCAAGAAGGTTTATGTGAAGAATGCCGTTGTTAAAGTTACAAAGTAA
- a CDS encoding ABC transporter ATP-binding protein has product MTETKIQLQHVVKAYGDNVVLKDINFEIQAGEFISFVGQSGGGKTTLLRLIAGLEATNSGDIIIAGQQLQGQNQVARVMFQDARLLPWMTVVDNLTFGSKDAQEKQRALALLERVELGEKADAYPSSLSGGQQQRVALARALMSDPEILLLDEPLGALDALTRLKMQQLVADIVAESNLTTILITHDVREGVLLADRVVAVKDGDLGLIVAGQRHQTDRLAIDQTIDDVQNFILAESE; this is encoded by the coding sequence ATGACAGAAACAAAAATTCAATTGCAACATGTCGTTAAGGCATATGGTGACAATGTTGTCTTAAAAGATATTAATTTTGAGATTCAAGCAGGTGAATTCATTTCGTTCGTTGGTCAAAGTGGTGGTGGTAAAACGACGCTGCTCCGGTTAATCGCCGGTTTGGAAGCAACGAACTCAGGTGATATCATCATTGCCGGTCAACAGTTGCAGGGGCAAAACCAAGTGGCCCGGGTCATGTTCCAAGACGCACGTTTGTTGCCTTGGATGACCGTCGTTGACAATCTGACCTTTGGTAGCAAGGATGCCCAAGAAAAGCAGCGCGCCTTAGCCTTGTTAGAACGGGTGGAATTGGGTGAAAAGGCGGATGCCTACCCAAGTTCATTGTCAGGTGGTCAACAACAACGGGTGGCTTTGGCCCGGGCATTGATGTCTGACCCTGAGATCTTGCTGTTGGATGAACCGTTGGGGGCTTTGGATGCTCTGACACGTTTAAAGATGCAACAGTTAGTGGCGGACATTGTGGCGGAGTCTAATCTGACAACTATTTTGATTACTCACGATGTGCGTGAAGGTGTGTTACTGGCTGATCGCGTGGTCGCTGTCAAAGATGGTGACTTAGGATTGATCGTCGCCGGTCAACGCCATCAAACTGATCGCCTCGCTATTGATCAAACGATTGATGACGTGCAAAACTTTATTCTGGCAGAAAGTGAGTAA
- a CDS encoding 8-oxo-dGTP diphosphatase encodes MVNPNTHTHDRTTPVELTNMIMIENATTGQLLVQHRVKDAWSGLAFPGGHIEPGETVTASVYREALEETGLVIAHPQFVGIKEWPIGDGARYIVFLYKTTEYQGELQAREGALRWLTRAEILSGDYELPNTFAEMFQVFDDTTVNELALGVQDAQGQRVIRWE; translated from the coding sequence ATGGTTAATCCAAACACACACACACACGATCGGACAACCCCCGTTGAACTAACCAATATGATTATGATTGAAAATGCGACAACCGGCCAATTGTTGGTCCAACACCGTGTGAAAGATGCGTGGTCAGGGCTAGCTTTTCCGGGTGGTCACATTGAACCCGGTGAGACGGTGACCGCATCAGTCTATCGGGAAGCCTTGGAGGAAACCGGGCTGGTGATTGCTCATCCCCAATTCGTCGGTATCAAAGAGTGGCCGATCGGGGATGGTGCGCGCTACATTGTCTTCTTATATAAAACCACTGAATATCAGGGGGAACTCCAGGCGCGCGAGGGGGCGCTTCGCTGGCTGACGCGCGCTGAAATTTTAAGTGGGGACTACGAATTACCCAATACCTTTGCGGAAATGTTTCAGGTATTCGATGATACAACCGTCAATGAGTTAGCCTTGGGGGTGCAAGATGCTCAAGGTCAGCGAGTGATTCGTTGGGAATAA
- a CDS encoding acyltransferase: protein MAQTKQKRVYLYEVDFFRIVFILGVLANHTTTLFTHEMSTNSGPYTFLMATHISLHFTRMGFMFVTGLVLFMNNYFKQISLWGFWKKRYLGVLIPYLSWTAILTLFVTKVSSLGDFLQKWGHLSLYGDDYYMYYILVTMQLYLIFPVMVWIFKRFEGRHNLIMGLSALLQLVILFFVKYQLPHLDTSNWPYLLQNYGFNVLVYQFYFMMGAYAAIHYKEFMAFIRKWHVWFGWGTLIVAIGTIGLYFFNVDVLHLSLNKAEEVHQPFIFMYDVVIIGYIIWIGLRYADLRQHGLPKAVTWFVANGAKISFGIYLSQTLPILLVGNLVEGANLHNNLLLLVLIPFGYLAVVALGYVLNYAFYRIPPFGFLIGRPQVHLFNKQRK, encoded by the coding sequence ATGGCACAAACTAAGCAGAAGCGCGTTTACCTCTATGAAGTCGACTTTTTCCGGATCGTCTTTATTTTAGGGGTGCTCGCAAATCACACGACAACCTTATTTACCCATGAGATGAGCACCAATTCAGGGCCATACACTTTTTTGATGGCCACGCACATCTCACTACACTTCACCCGGATGGGCTTCATGTTCGTCACGGGCCTGGTGTTGTTTATGAATAACTACTTCAAACAAATTAGTTTATGGGGCTTTTGGAAGAAACGCTACCTGGGGGTCTTGATTCCCTATCTGAGCTGGACGGCGATCCTGACCCTTTTTGTCACTAAGGTCAGCTCATTGGGCGACTTTCTCCAGAAATGGGGCCATTTATCACTCTATGGTGATGACTACTATATGTACTATATTCTCGTGACCATGCAGCTCTATCTGATTTTCCCAGTGATGGTGTGGATCTTTAAGCGTTTTGAAGGTCGCCACAATCTCATCATGGGGCTGTCAGCGCTCCTGCAATTAGTCATCTTGTTCTTTGTGAAGTACCAGTTGCCACATCTGGATACCTCAAACTGGCCTTACTTACTGCAAAATTACGGCTTCAACGTGTTGGTCTACCAATTCTACTTTATGATGGGCGCCTATGCCGCCATTCACTATAAAGAATTCATGGCCTTCATTCGCAAGTGGCATGTCTGGTTTGGTTGGGGAACATTGATCGTGGCCATCGGCACGATTGGCTTGTACTTCTTTAATGTCGACGTCTTACATTTATCATTGAACAAGGCCGAAGAAGTGCACCAACCATTTATTTTCATGTATGATGTTGTGATTATTGGCTACATTATCTGGATTGGTCTACGGTACGCTGATTTACGTCAGCATGGCTTACCAAAGGCGGTGACTTGGTTTGTTGCCAATGGCGCAAAAATTTCATTTGGGATCTATTTGTCGCAAACCTTACCGATCTTGCTGGTTGGTAATTTAGTTGAAGGTGCCAATTTGCATAACAATCTGCTTCTGTTAGTTTTGATTCCATTTGGTTATCTGGCCGTGGTGGCGTTGGGCTATGTCTTGAATTACGCCTTCTACCGGATTCCACCGTTTGGTTTCTTAATCGGTCGTCCACAAGTTCATTTGTTTAACAAGCAACGTAAATAA
- a CDS encoding ABC transporter permease — protein MRIWSIARRILKELFRDKRTLALLFVAPLLILTLMKVVFDSGQTVSVNVGTVAVSQPVTQNIDATAHVHVVHYATRAKADKQLANGQLDAIIEYANHKYTVTYANVDASKTAVVRGAFSAAQIKTRMEQLTMTVTRLQQQTGMSVATQPVPQVMSVYRYGDQHTTYFDKIMPILMGFFVFFFVFLISGMSLLRERTTGTLERLLATPVKRVEVVFGYMVSYGLLAIIQTLVIVSYTIWGLGVTVNGSIFWVVITNILLATLALAFGLFMSTFAKSEFQMVQFIPLIVVPQIFFSGLISLDSMAKWAEIVAGIIPMKYAGDSLTKVIMTNSGWTAIWPDLGALLIFIIVLTIGNIVGLKRYRKV, from the coding sequence ATGAGAATTTGGTCAATTGCCCGACGCATTTTAAAAGAATTGTTTCGTGATAAACGGACCCTGGCATTATTGTTTGTGGCGCCGTTGTTGATTTTAACGCTAATGAAAGTGGTCTTTGATTCGGGACAAACCGTTTCGGTTAATGTCGGAACCGTGGCTGTCTCGCAGCCGGTTACTCAAAATATCGATGCGACGGCCCATGTCCACGTAGTGCACTATGCTACTAGAGCCAAAGCAGATAAACAACTCGCAAATGGCCAATTGGATGCTATCATCGAATATGCTAATCATAAATATACCGTCACTTATGCCAATGTCGATGCCTCAAAAACGGCCGTGGTCCGGGGTGCTTTCTCGGCTGCACAAATTAAAACACGCATGGAACAACTAACAATGACTGTGACCAGGTTGCAGCAACAAACGGGCATGAGTGTTGCGACCCAGCCTGTACCACAAGTGATGAGTGTTTATCGATATGGTGACCAGCACACCACCTATTTTGATAAAATCATGCCAATTTTGATGGGCTTTTTCGTCTTCTTTTTTGTCTTCTTGATTTCGGGGATGTCATTGCTGCGCGAACGAACAACCGGTACGCTAGAGCGCTTGTTAGCGACCCCCGTTAAGCGCGTTGAGGTGGTCTTTGGCTATATGGTGAGTTATGGTCTGCTTGCAATTATCCAAACATTAGTCATCGTTAGTTACACGATTTGGGGACTTGGGGTGACCGTGAATGGTTCAATTTTCTGGGTAGTCATCACAAATATTCTCTTGGCGACCTTAGCGTTAGCCTTTGGTTTATTCATGTCGACATTTGCTAAATCAGAATTTCAAATGGTCCAATTTATTCCGCTGATTGTGGTGCCACAGATTTTCTTTTCTGGCTTGATTTCCCTAGATAGCATGGCCAAGTGGGCTGAGATCGTTGCAGGCATTATCCCGATGAAATACGCTGGCGATAGTCTGACAAAAGTCATCATGACCAACAGTGGTTGGACGGCTATTTGGCCAGATTTAGGCGCCTTACTCATTTTTATTATTGTGTTGACAATTGGTAACATCGTCGGCTTAAAACGCTATCGTAAAGTTTAG
- a CDS encoding DeoR/GlpR family DNA-binding transcription regulator, translating into MIIEERKEKILTILHKHKFMKLADLEAITRTSLSTLRRDLQDLETAGKVKRLRGGVQLLESLQTEPSMQQKQVVHSGSKQRIGKAAADLVQGGETIFLDAGTTTAEVIPYLIDKNPGITVVTNSVHHAARLSDLMIPTIIIGGPIKQTTDATIGVTAVEQIQHLAFDISFLGTNGIDAAHGLTTPDLEEAAIKSVVIKQTRCPYVLADASKFGSVAFVQTAALQDVTIITNQLADEYIALRETTEIIEVDKG; encoded by the coding sequence ATGATTATTGAAGAACGTAAAGAGAAAATACTAACTATCTTACATAAACATAAATTTATGAAACTAGCCGATTTGGAGGCGATTACCCGGACATCTTTATCGACATTACGCCGTGATCTCCAAGATTTAGAAACGGCGGGTAAGGTAAAACGCTTGCGGGGTGGGGTGCAGTTACTGGAAAGTTTGCAAACCGAACCAAGCATGCAACAAAAGCAAGTTGTACATTCAGGCAGCAAACAACGGATCGGTAAGGCGGCCGCTGATTTAGTACAGGGGGGTGAAACCATCTTCTTAGACGCTGGTACCACGACGGCAGAGGTGATTCCTTACCTGATTGATAAAAATCCAGGCATCACCGTGGTTACCAACTCTGTGCATCATGCGGCGCGTTTGTCAGATTTAATGATTCCCACCATTATTATTGGTGGTCCAATCAAGCAAACGACGGATGCCACGATCGGGGTCACAGCGGTTGAACAGATCCAACATCTGGCATTTGACATTAGTTTCCTCGGAACCAACGGGATTGATGCCGCCCATGGCTTAACCACACCGGATCTTGAAGAAGCTGCGATCAAAAGTGTCGTTATCAAGCAGACACGCTGTCCGTATGTATTGGCAGATGCATCGAAATTCGGCAGTGTAGCCTTTGTGCAAACCGCGGCCTTGCAGGATGTCACCATTATTACTAATCAATTGGCAGATGAATACATCGCACTTCGGGAAACAACAGAAATAATCGAGGTTGATAAGGGATGA
- a CDS encoding AMP-binding protein translates to MTKLVDALQQQLVQRAAEPTLKNVAEDDWLTGTAVANLVNEVKAAMRARDLHFGDVVLLALENDKRVVILEQALFELGIIAHPIAPSSGKTIIQNEFADYHYQAMIIEETLTAAFDHDENFHQETFTIEGAMTYNFYRYRHAQASTGEDQAPTEQAIALMLNTSGTTGKPKRVGLTHAQVYHAAVHIGQSQGLSATDTNMLVMPVFHINAQLISILGTRVSGGRLVVAPKFSAREFWRQVATHQVTWVSIVPTIIGILQMNANALAEYTKYQDAIQLQYVRSASFSLPEERWRAFEATFGVPVLEGYGMTEAASLITLNPKDHPKIGTVGLPIATDIALLHDGEITKDAHQVGEILLRGEHVINDYVDSNPASFIDGWLKTGDVGRFDDDGYLAIVGRIKEIINHGGEKVAPAAIEATLSKLPFIQEVIVVGTPHPLYGEEVTAVVISRETVLSEDEQTAQIKAYAASELSKPERPTTVIYVTDYPRNPTGKVLRHQLIAEIKENALEKNV, encoded by the coding sequence ATGACAAAATTAGTGGACGCCTTGCAACAGCAGTTGGTTCAACGGGCAGCGGAACCAACTTTGAAAAATGTTGCGGAAGACGATTGGCTCACCGGAACGGCGGTTGCCAATCTAGTAAATGAAGTGAAGGCGGCCATGCGCGCACGCGATTTACATTTTGGCGATGTGGTCCTGCTCGCCTTGGAAAATGACAAGCGGGTGGTGATCCTCGAGCAAGCGTTGTTTGAGTTAGGCATCATTGCCCATCCGATCGCCCCATCATCGGGTAAGACGATTATCCAAAATGAATTCGCTGATTATCATTATCAGGCAATGATTATCGAAGAAACCTTAACGGCCGCTTTCGATCATGATGAAAATTTTCATCAAGAAACGTTCACCATTGAGGGTGCCATGACCTACAATTTCTATCGGTATCGGCATGCCCAAGCAAGTACTGGGGAAGACCAAGCACCGACTGAACAAGCGATTGCCCTCATGCTTAATACGTCCGGTACCACGGGTAAGCCCAAGCGAGTCGGCCTGACGCACGCGCAGGTTTATCATGCCGCCGTGCATATTGGTCAAAGTCAGGGATTGTCAGCGACGGATACAAATATGTTGGTCATGCCCGTCTTTCATATTAACGCCCAATTGATCTCGATTCTAGGAACGCGTGTTTCTGGTGGTCGCTTGGTAGTGGCCCCTAAGTTTTCGGCACGCGAATTTTGGCGTCAAGTGGCGACACATCAAGTCACCTGGGTCTCCATTGTACCGACCATTATTGGTATTTTGCAGATGAATGCCAATGCACTGGCAGAATACACGAAGTACCAAGACGCTATCCAGCTACAGTATGTCCGTTCCGCTTCCTTCTCCTTGCCAGAAGAGCGGTGGCGTGCCTTTGAAGCCACGTTTGGGGTGCCTGTCCTTGAAGGGTATGGGATGACGGAAGCCGCTAGCTTAATCACCTTGAATCCAAAGGACCACCCAAAGATTGGGACGGTCGGGTTACCCATTGCCACGGATATTGCGCTCTTGCATGACGGTGAAATTACCAAGGACGCACACCAAGTTGGGGAAATTTTGTTGCGTGGCGAACACGTCATTAACGATTATGTCGATTCAAACCCCGCTTCATTTATCGATGGTTGGCTAAAAACAGGTGATGTGGGTCGGTTTGATGACGATGGTTACTTGGCCATCGTTGGTCGAATCAAAGAAATCATCAATCATGGTGGTGAAAAAGTCGCCCCCGCAGCGATTGAAGCCACGCTGTCTAAATTGCCTTTCATCCAAGAAGTGATTGTAGTCGGGACCCCGCACCCACTATACGGTGAAGAGGTCACTGCCGTGGTCATTAGCCGGGAGACAGTCTTGTCAGAAGATGAACAGACCGCCCAAATTAAGGCCTATGCTGCGAGCGAGCTGTCAAAGCCGGAACGGCCAACGACTGTCATCTATGTCACGGACTACCCCCGTAACCCCACGGGTAAGGTGTTGCGCCATCAATTAATTGCCGAAATTAAAGAAAATGCATTGGAGAAAAACGTATGA
- a CDS encoding ABC transporter permease subunit: MNNQTKQPRLLTAVVLPWVLPVLIIIGWQITASLELISVSVLPSPTDVVSQAVTLTKSGELQKNMSISLFRATSGLLIGGLIGFAFGVFNGVSNYARLFFNSSIQMVRNIPHLALIPLIIIWMGIGEDAKIALVAIGVLFPIYINTFHGIRSVDQKLIEMGHSYGLSKRQMFTKIIFPGALPSILMGLRYALGVMWTTLIVSETISSSSGIGYMETNAQQFLDMPTIFLSILIYALLGKLSDWIALSFESILLNWQKG, translated from the coding sequence ATGAACAATCAAACTAAACAACCGCGGTTGTTGACTGCAGTAGTGCTACCTTGGGTACTGCCAGTCTTGATCATCATTGGGTGGCAAATCACGGCCAGCTTGGAATTGATTTCAGTCTCTGTCTTGCCATCCCCAACCGACGTCGTGTCACAAGCGGTGACGCTCACTAAAAGTGGTGAATTGCAAAAGAATATGAGCATTTCACTATTTCGAGCCACTTCTGGCTTACTAATTGGTGGGCTGATTGGTTTTGCCTTTGGTGTCTTCAATGGTGTTTCCAACTACGCCCGGCTATTCTTTAACAGTTCCATCCAAATGGTACGTAATATTCCTCATTTGGCCTTAATTCCATTAATTATCATTTGGATGGGGATTGGTGAAGATGCCAAGATTGCTTTGGTGGCGATCGGGGTGTTGTTCCCGATTTACATTAATACATTCCATGGGATTCGTTCAGTTGATCAAAAGTTGATTGAAATGGGGCACTCTTATGGCTTGAGCAAACGGCAGATGTTCACGAAGATCATTTTCCCAGGGGCCTTACCATCTATTCTGATGGGCTTGCGATATGCTTTGGGTGTGATGTGGACGACCTTGATTGTGTCAGAAACGATCTCATCAAGCTCAGGTATCGGCTATATGGAAACCAATGCCCAACAATTTTTGGATATGCCAACTATTTTCTTAAGTATTTTGATTTATGCACTTTTGGGAAAGTTGTCAGACTGGATTGCGTTGAGCTTTGAAAGCATTTTGTTGAACTGGCAGAAGGGATAA
- a CDS encoding AMP-binding protein, with amino-acid sequence MPELLNALNAQLDVHAHDVQLVDLATEQEWTGAQVKRAVADFRENFEAHNIQKGDVVLLALGNTAWLTIIEQALWEIGAIAHPISETTGVVEIIGEFEDYQYAAALVSDDIAARLTKQTVLLPEAFKTYLYKGHFYRFDGEPKRFIADNVEEQSALILNTSGTTGKPKRVGISFKKILLATRAVTWSQNITAEDHSLIVMPLFHINAQIVSTVTTRINGGQLIVAPKFSASHFWEIVAKYQITWLSVVPTIINILLQNEKSRQQFTALRDHIHLQYVRSASFSLPAPLLADFEQTFGVRVQEGYGMTESTTVVSINPLDNAKIGSVGPVVDTDIAIYGDNGVTYDSHVKGEIVLRGPRVLEAYMDPKDGILVDGYFRTGDIGYFDEDGYLYVIGRVKEIINYGGEKVAPAKVEALISQIDGVVETAVVGLPDDMYGERVTAVLHLATENIVEVNAIIEKIQDHMANELAKYERPTAYYVTGDFPRNPTGKVLRADLIERIWGRHQNGTN; translated from the coding sequence ATGCCAGAATTATTAAACGCATTAAACGCGCAGTTAGACGTGCATGCTCATGACGTGCAATTGGTAGATCTTGCCACTGAGCAAGAGTGGACGGGGGCGCAAGTTAAGCGTGCTGTGGCAGATTTTCGTGAAAACTTTGAAGCACATAACATCCAAAAAGGGGATGTCGTGCTCCTAGCGCTGGGTAACACCGCTTGGTTGACGATTATTGAACAAGCGCTTTGGGAAATCGGCGCCATTGCCCACCCGATCTCAGAAACGACTGGGGTGGTCGAAATTATTGGTGAGTTTGAAGATTATCAATACGCGGCGGCTCTGGTTTCGGATGACATTGCGGCACGGTTAACGAAGCAAACGGTCTTGCTACCAGAAGCGTTCAAGACCTACCTCTACAAGGGGCATTTTTATCGCTTTGACGGTGAACCAAAACGTTTCATTGCTGACAATGTTGAAGAGCAGTCGGCTTTGATTTTGAATACTTCAGGCACGACCGGTAAGCCCAAGCGCGTCGGTATTTCATTTAAAAAGATTTTGTTGGCTACTCGGGCTGTGACATGGAGCCAAAATATCACTGCCGAGGATCATTCACTAATCGTCATGCCACTGTTTCACATTAATGCCCAAATTGTGTCGACGGTGACCACCCGGATCAATGGTGGGCAATTAATCGTGGCACCTAAGTTTTCAGCCAGTCATTTCTGGGAAATCGTCGCTAAATACCAAATTACATGGTTGTCCGTCGTGCCAACAATCATCAATATTTTGTTGCAAAACGAGAAGAGTCGTCAACAATTCACAGCATTGCGTGATCACATTCACCTGCAATATGTCCGATCGGCCTCATTCTCATTGCCAGCGCCTTTGTTAGCTGACTTTGAACAAACGTTTGGTGTCCGTGTACAAGAGGGCTATGGCATGACGGAATCAACGACCGTCGTTTCGATTAACCCACTGGATAATGCTAAAATTGGGTCAGTTGGACCAGTCGTTGATACAGATATCGCGATTTATGGTGACAACGGGGTCACTTACGATAGTCATGTGAAGGGTGAAATCGTGTTACGCGGTCCCCGTGTCTTAGAGGCGTACATGGATCCAAAAGATGGCATCTTGGTCGACGGTTACTTCCGCACCGGTGATATCGGCTACTTTGATGAGGACGGCTATTTGTATGTCATCGGCCGTGTCAAAGAAATTATCAACTATGGTGGTGAAAAAGTAGCGCCGGCTAAGGTTGAAGCCTTGATTTCACAAATCGATGGGGTTGTTGAGACAGCGGTTGTCGGCTTGCCTGATGATATGTACGGTGAGCGTGTGACGGCGGTGCTTCATTTGGCAACTGAAAATATCGTTGAAGTCAACGCGATTATCGAAAAGATTCAAGACCATATGGCCAACGAACTAGCTAAATACGAACGCCCAACGGCCTACTATGTAACGGGTGACTTTCCACGTAATCCAACCGGTAAAGTATTGCGGGCAGATTTAATTGAGAGGATATGGGGACGACACCAAAATGGCACAAACTAA
- a CDS encoding type II toxin-antitoxin system RelB/DinJ family antitoxin: MSEKLIQLRVEDNVKDKADEIFKAQGLTTQTAIKIFLTQVANTGESPFDNLFSSNKN; this comes from the coding sequence ATGAGTGAAAAGCTAATCCAATTGCGTGTCGAGGACAATGTTAAAGATAAAGCTGATGAAATTTTTAAAGCACAAGGTTTGACAACTCAGACTGCAATTAAAATTTTCTTGACGCAAGTGGCCAATACTGGCGAGTCACCATTCGATAACTTATTCTCAAGTAACAAGAACTAA
- a CDS encoding ABC transporter ATP-binding protein codes for MTNDIIRLTQVTKQYGQQVVLDAVDFSVHQGEIVGLIGPSGAGKSTIIKIALGMEIADAGQATVFTKVMPNRKVLGQLGYMAQSDALYEQLTARENLQFFAEMKGIPRQKIAGEIQRVATIVALTSDLDKRVSGYSGGMKRRLSLTIAFLGNPSLVILDEPTVGIDPALRRQIWTELQHMRDQGQTILVTTHVMDEAELVDRVALLLGGAVIANDAPKVLEAEYGVNSIEDVFLKAEGVKG; via the coding sequence ATGACAAATGACATCATCCGTTTAACCCAAGTGACAAAGCAGTATGGGCAGCAAGTCGTGCTTGATGCCGTAGATTTTTCAGTGCATCAAGGGGAAATTGTCGGCCTCATTGGGCCTTCAGGTGCTGGTAAATCAACGATCATAAAAATTGCGCTGGGGATGGAAATCGCCGATGCCGGTCAAGCGACCGTGTTCACCAAAGTGATGCCTAATCGGAAGGTATTGGGGCAATTAGGGTATATGGCGCAATCTGATGCCCTTTATGAGCAATTAACGGCACGCGAAAATCTGCAATTTTTTGCTGAAATGAAGGGCATTCCCCGACAAAAGATTGCCGGGGAAATTCAACGCGTGGCAACGATTGTTGCCTTGACCAGTGACTTGGACAAACGCGTATCTGGTTATTCAGGTGGAATGAAACGCCGACTTTCCTTGACAATCGCTTTCCTAGGTAACCCCAGTTTGGTTATTTTAGATGAACCAACCGTAGGCATTGATCCTGCTTTGCGTCGTCAGATTTGGACCGAATTGCAACATATGCGCGATCAGGGGCAAACAATTCTTGTCACGACGCATGTCATGGATGAAGCTGAATTAGTGGACCGCGTCGCCTTATTACTTGGCGGTGCAGTGATTGCTAATGATGCACCCAAAGTATTGGAAGCTGAGTACGGTGTGAATAGTATTGAGGATGTTTTTTTAAAGGCCGAAGGAGTAAAAGGATGA